The Helianthus annuus cultivar XRQ/B chromosome 16, HanXRQr2.0-SUNRISE, whole genome shotgun sequence genome includes a window with the following:
- the LOC110917908 gene encoding uncharacterized protein LOC110917908, whose protein sequence is MTDKGNDEAVPRVTEQMREVIAEEVGKAIENSLSGFIDKIQNTVLSVVDERIKKLEDNANLAKEKLGERKGCSYKEFMACKPPLYHGEVDPIVCQRWLSDLEGVFERTHCDTSDFVAYGTGQLRGQAKDWWDNKKKEMGSEEAKAMTWDEFKVPFLKHHSPKAVINRIKEEFIQLRQKGESIDKITGTFLDKLRFCDELVTTEEQKVYYYYYNMLSAEYREFMTPSKYETLTEIINAAREREIELKKQIERGERRTQVVNPSPTKKARVNDSSKKQEGKSSSPSCKVCGKGHKGECRFKDKPCPICGKTGHTAALCPGKVSVCYKCYQPGHKKSECPELSGKREDKSVHTEAPKAKARSFQLTAVEAKTEPDVVSEVEIGDNKNFLVCDICRDCKISIDDEEYPIDLIPMSMGEFQVVVGMDWLSRHNAKVMCFRKEIKLTSPSGKSIIIRGEKEGKPVMCSMMKAYKLMKHGCRAFMIYANEPNKGSLKIEDVPVVREYADVFQEDLPGIPPEREIDYHASIKMAPYEMLYGRKCRTPVCWGEVGPRGLAQTDIIRATNCKIDLIRTYLKAAQDRQKSYADKRMRLIEFQVGDKVMLKVSPWKGIIRFRKRGKLSPRFIGPFEIVERVGKVAYRLEIPEELSGVHSTFHVSHLRKCLADETARVHYNDIEVDNSLNYAVRPIAILDRKVKSLRNKKINQVKIKWEHRKGADTTWESEEDMQRLYPTLFGT, encoded by the exons atgacGGATAAGGGAAATGACgaagcggtgccaagagtcaccgaacaaatgagagaagtgattgctgAAGAGGTAGGAAAAGCAATCGAGAACAGCTTGTCGGGTTTCATCGATAAAATCCAAAACACGGTGTTATCTGTGGTGGATGAAAGAataaagaaattggaggataatgcAAATTTAGCTAAGGAGAAGTTGGGAGAGCGTAAGGGTTGCTCGTACAAGGAGTTTATGGCATGTAAACCACCACTCTATCACGGAGAAGTGGATCcgatagtgtgccaaagatggttGAGTGATCTTGAAGGGGTGTTCGAGAGAACCCATTGTGATACAAGTGACTTCGTAGCCTATGGCACGGGTCAACTGAGGGGCcaagcaaaagactggtgggataataagaaaaaggaaatgGGTAGCGAAGAAGCGAAGGCGATGACatgggacgagtttaaggtaccCTTCCTTAAACATCACAGTCCCAAAGCGGTCATCAATCGAATCAAAGAAGAATTTATCCAGCTTAGGCAGAAGGGCGAATCCATTGATAAGATCACGGGAACCTTTCTTGACAAATTAAGGTTTTGTGATGAATTGGTGACGACCGAAGAACAAaaggtgtattattattattataatatgctaAGCGCAGAGTatcgggagtttatgactccctcAAAATACGAAACCCTCACCGAAATCATCAATGCCGCTCGGGAAAGAGAGATAGAGTTGAAGAAACAAATAGAGAGGGGTGAAAGAAGGACGCAAGTGGTTAATCCTAGTCCTACGAAAAAGGCACGCGTAAATGACTCATcaaagaagcaagaaggaaaAAGTAGCTCGCCAAGCTGTAAAGTTTGTGGGAAAGGGCACAAGGGTGAGTGCCGGTTTAAGGACAAGCCGTGTCCTATATGCGGGAAGACAGGGCACACGGCTGCATTGTGCCCGGGGAAAGTTTCGGTATGCTACAAATGTTATCAGCCGGGTCACAAGAAATCCGAGTGCCCGGAATTGTCCGGAAAGAGGGAAGACAAGAGTGTGCACACCGAAGCACCAAAGGCAAAAGCTAGATCTTTCCAGTTAACGGCAGTGGAGGCGAAAACGGagcccgatgtggtctcag AGGTAGAAATAGGTGACAACAAAAACTTCCTTGTATGTGATATATGTCGAGATTGTAAGATAAGCATAGATGATGAGGAATACCCGATAGATTTAATTCCTATGTCCATGGGAGAGTTCCaagtagtggtcggaatggattggctatcccgacaTAATGCGAAAGTCATGTGTTTCCGCAAGGAGATAAAACTAACATCTCCAAGTGGGAAATCGATTATCATACGTGGCGAGAAGGAAGGAAAACCTGTTATGTGCTCAATGATGAAAGCTTATAAGCTCATGAAGCACGGATGTAGAGCATTCATGATATATGCAAATGAACCAAACAAAGGATCGCTAAAGATTGAAGACGTGCCGGTAGTGCGCGAATACGCCGATGTGTTCCAGGAAGACCTACCGGGAATACCGCCGGAACGGGAgataga ctatcacgcAAGTATTAAAATGGCTCCATATGAgatgttatatggtagaaagtgccgaaccccagtttgttggggaGAAGTTGGTCCGCGGGGTTTAGCTCAGactgatataatccgagctacaaattGTAAGATCGACTTGATCCGCACTTACTTAAAAGCCGCTCAGGATCGACAAAAATCGTATGCGGATAAACGAATGAGGCtaatagaatttcaagtgggcgaTAAGGTAATGTTGAAAGTATCGCCGTGGAAGGGGATAATTCGATTTAGAAAAAGAGGAAAGTTGAGCCCAAGATTTATCGGGCCATTCGAAATCGTGGAACGGGTTGGAAAGGTAGCATACCGTCTCGAGATACCTGAGGAGTTGAGTGGAGTACACagcacattccacgtgtcacatcttCGTAAATGTTTAGCGGACGAAACTGCTCGTGTCCACTACaacgatatcgaggtggataacagccttaACTACGCGGTAAGGCCAATTGCAATTCTAGATCGTAAAGTGAAGAGTTTGAGAAACAAAAAGATCAACCAAGTGAAGATTAAATGGGAACACCGTAAGGGTGCGGAtactacgtgggagtccgaagaagatatgcaacggctctaccctaCGTTATtcggtacgtaa
- the LOC110915061 gene encoding AP2/ERF and B3 domain-containing transcription factor RAV1-like yields MDTSCIDDQTTTSEKISTIAPHVPTTHHMEISLCRVGSGSSVVLDPEGGVEVEAQSRKLPSSRYKGVVPQPNGRWGAQIYEKHQRVWLGTFNDEDEAAKAYDVAVQRFRGRDAVTNIKQVDADDKEAAMEASFLSRHSKSEIVDMLRKHTYNDELEQSKRSCTSHQTLSRTGLTNSPGSSSLKPREHLFQKTVTPSDVGKLNRLVIPKQHAEKHFPVQKGSNSKGVLLHFEDKGSKVWRFRYSYWNSSQSYVLTKGWSRFVKEKNLKAGDSVSFQSSTGPDKQFYIDWKSKTPTQSIQPVKRVEPVQMLRLFGVDISSVSSYNGKRGNTERDLLGFQDCKKQRVIDVL; encoded by the exons ATGGATACAAGTTGCATAGATGACCAAACAACAACTAGTGAAAAGATCTCTACTATTGCTCCACACGTGCCCACCACACACCACATGGAGATCAGCCTGTGCCGGGTTGGAAGCGGATCCAGCGTGGTTCTTGACCCGGAAGGAGGCGTGGAAGTTGAAGCTCAGTCGAGAAAGCTACCCTCATCGCGATACAAAGGTGTCGTTCCACAACCGAATGGCCGTTGGGGAGCTCAGATTTACGAGAAACACCAAAGG GTATGGTTAGGTACGTTCAACGACGAAGATGAAGCTGCAAAGGCGTACGATGTTGCCGTACAACGCTTCCGTGGCCGAGACGCGGTCACAAACATTAAGCAGGTTGATGCCGACGATAAAGAGGCCGCGATGGAAGCAAGTTTCTTAAGCCGCCATTCGAAGTCAGAAATTGTTGACATGCTTAGAAAACACACATACAATGACGAGCTAGAACAAAGCAAAAGAAGCTGCACCTCACACCAAACCCTTTCTCGAACTGGTTTAACCAATTCTCCCGGTTCAAGCTCCCTCAAGCCACGCGAACATCTCTTCCAGAAAACCGTAACCCCTAGCGACGTAGGAAAGCTGAACCGGCTTGTTATACCAAAACAACACGCGGAGAAACACTTCCCGGTTCAAAAAGGGAGCAATTCAAAAGGAGTTCTTTTACATTTCGAAGATAAAGGGTCAAAAGTATGGAGATTTCGTTACTCTTACTGGAACAGTAGCCAGAGTTATGTTTTAACCAAAGGCTGGAGCCGGTTCGTGAAAGAAAAAAATCTAAAAGCCGGAGATAGCGTCAGCTTTCAAAGCTCAACCGGACCGGATAAGCAGTTTTACAtcgattggaaatcaaaaacccCAACACAGTCCATTCAACCCGTGAAACGTGTTGAACCGGTCCAAATGTTACGGTTATTTGGAGTTGATATTTCAAGTGTGAGTAGTTACAATGGCAAGAGAGGTAATACAGAAAGAGATTTATTAGGGTTTCAGGATTGTAAGAAACAAAGAGTTATTGATGTATTGTAG